One stretch of Niallia sp. XMNu-256 DNA includes these proteins:
- a CDS encoding Cof-type HAD-IIB family hydrolase, which produces MIYRMLAINIDGTLLQSNGKLHKSTREAIEYVQQKGIYVTLVTSRTFPSAKKIAKALKINNNLITHRGAYIAKEISRPVHSSRIKDTVTYDIVRLLEGFPCQIRLVHEHFSLANKYKLNHNLLSKTVFTTGDPIVYSQQFVDSIGDAIADESANPINIEVYFEFKEDLKDIQEAISKMYHEVECVPINDLRMDLVPTGVSKLTGLLYLAERLGIKRNEIVTIGDDMDDMEMIQASGLGVAMGNAPFEVKRAADWITRSQNQHGVAYVVKEHFRKQPQIEFLRKLNIIK; this is translated from the coding sequence ATGATCTATCGAATGCTTGCAATCAATATTGACGGTACTTTACTCCAATCAAATGGAAAACTTCATAAATCAACACGTGAAGCGATTGAATATGTACAGCAGAAAGGGATTTATGTTACTTTAGTAACTTCTAGAACATTCCCATCAGCCAAAAAAATCGCTAAAGCTTTAAAAATTAATAATAATTTAATTACCCACAGAGGCGCTTATATAGCTAAAGAAATTTCAAGACCGGTACATTCTTCAAGAATTAAGGATACGGTCACTTATGATATCGTTCGATTGCTGGAAGGTTTTCCTTGTCAAATTCGACTTGTTCATGAACATTTTTCACTAGCCAATAAGTATAAATTAAATCATAACTTATTGTCTAAAACCGTTTTTACAACAGGGGATCCCATCGTCTATTCCCAACAGTTTGTCGATTCGATTGGAGACGCGATTGCCGATGAATCAGCGAATCCTATAAATATTGAGGTGTATTTTGAATTTAAGGAAGATCTAAAGGATATTCAAGAAGCCATTAGTAAAATGTATCATGAAGTAGAATGTGTGCCTATAAATGATTTAAGGATGGACCTTGTTCCAACCGGAGTTTCCAAATTAACTGGTCTGCTTTATTTAGCGGAAAGACTAGGAATAAAACGAAATGAAATTGTCACCATTGGGGATGATATGGACGATATGGAAATGATTCAAGCATCGGGACTTGGGGTGGCAATGGGAAATGCTCCGTTTGAGGTCAAACGGGCTGCAGATTGGATCACACGTTCCCAAAATCAGCATGGTGTAGCCTATGTAGTAAAAGAACATTTTCGTAAACAGCCGCAAATTGAATTTTTACGTAAATTGAACATCATAAAGTAA
- a CDS encoding YlbF family regulator: MTINESAVQLGNAIQNSDEYKELKKLYTEVQADSAAKSLFEKFRNMQIQMQEKQMSGQDISPEEIANAQIIVADVQKNELINRLMQAEETLNNVIVQINQVVLKPLEDLYSSMN, from the coding sequence ATGACTATTAACGAAAGTGCTGTTCAATTAGGAAATGCTATCCAAAATAGTGATGAATATAAAGAACTAAAGAAACTATATACTGAAGTTCAAGCGGATTCAGCGGCTAAAAGTTTATTTGAGAAATTCCGCAATATGCAAATTCAAATGCAAGAGAAACAAATGTCTGGTCAAGATATCAGTCCAGAAGAAATTGCCAATGCTCAAATCATTGTCGCAGATGTTCAAAAGAACGAGTTAATTAACCGATTAATGCAGGCAGAAGAAACATTAAACAATGTAATCGTTCAAATCAACCAAGTTGTTTTAAAACCACTAGAAGACCTATATAGTTCAATGAACTAA
- a CDS encoding DUF445 family protein, whose amino-acid sequence MEAFLTILFMVTVGAIIGGATNWLAIKMLFHPYHPIYIRGWRLPFTPGLIPRRRQELAIQLGRLVVNYLLTPDSFRKKLLSSEFQLEVSTYIQNELLKLFNSQQSINDLLKSWGITDGQDKIQLKIHGLIEEKYDQWMGEYRDQSIRDLVPAEINAKVESKLPFVSAFILQKGIDYFSSEEGKKRIESLTNDFIDQRSGMLKNMLQMLLGNVNLTEKIQPEIIKFLKNKGTEELVTGVLKTEWDKILDWQAEKLEEKFEKQTILDLLKRSIDKMIRLEKVMNMPLQQLASTVQEPVLKIVPLGVEKACAFLSNQVEPIMEKLKLADIVREHVERFPIERLEQMLLSIISSELRMITYLGALIGGMIGIFQGLIAVLI is encoded by the coding sequence ATGGAAGCATTTTTAACGATTTTATTTATGGTGACTGTTGGTGCTATTATTGGTGGAGCAACGAATTGGTTAGCGATTAAAATGTTATTTCACCCTTATCATCCGATTTATATTCGAGGTTGGCGACTACCATTTACACCAGGACTTATCCCCAGAAGGCGTCAGGAATTAGCGATACAATTAGGAAGGCTAGTCGTGAATTATTTACTCACGCCAGACAGTTTTAGAAAAAAACTTTTGAGTAGTGAATTTCAACTAGAAGTAAGTACATATATACAAAATGAATTATTGAAGCTGTTCAACTCCCAACAAAGTATAAATGATTTATTAAAAAGTTGGGGAATCACAGACGGACAAGATAAAATACAGCTCAAAATACATGGATTAATTGAAGAGAAATACGATCAATGGATGGGGGAATATCGTGACCAGTCTATTCGAGATCTTGTACCCGCCGAAATAAATGCCAAGGTTGAAAGTAAATTGCCTTTTGTAAGTGCATTTATTCTGCAAAAAGGAATCGATTACTTCTCCAGTGAAGAAGGGAAAAAGCGTATTGAAAGTTTAACGAATGATTTTATTGATCAAAGAAGTGGTATGCTGAAAAACATGCTGCAAATGTTATTAGGAAACGTCAATTTAACCGAAAAAATCCAACCTGAAATCATTAAGTTTTTGAAAAATAAAGGAACCGAAGAGCTGGTTACAGGCGTGTTAAAAACAGAATGGGATAAAATTCTCGATTGGCAAGCAGAAAAGCTAGAAGAGAAATTCGAGAAGCAAACGATTCTCGACCTATTGAAAAGGTCTATAGACAAAATGATCAGACTTGAAAAGGTTATGAATATGCCTTTACAACAATTAGCAAGTACGGTTCAAGAACCAGTTTTAAAAATCGTTCCTCTAGGAGTAGAAAAGGCGTGTGCTTTCCTATCCAATCAAGTTGAACCGATCATGGAGAAATTAAAACTTGCAGATATAGTTAGAGAACATGTTGAACGATTCCCAATCGAACGGCTCGAGCAAATGCTGCTATCCATTATTAGTAGTGAATTAAGAATGATTACCTATTTAGGAGCTTTAATAGGAGGCATGATTGGAATTTTCCAAGGTTTGATAGCCGTTTTGATCTAA
- a CDS encoding alpha/beta-type small acid-soluble spore protein, translated as MPNNNSSNNLLVPGVEQALEQMKYEIANEFGVNLGAETTSRANGSVGGEITKRLVQMAEQQLGGTR; from the coding sequence ATGCCTAACAACAATTCTTCAAACAATTTATTAGTACCTGGAGTAGAACAAGCTTTAGAGCAAATGAAGTATGAAATTGCAAATGAGTTTGGTGTAAACCTAGGAGCAGAAACAACGTCTCGTGCTAACGGATCTGTTGGTGGAGAAATCACAAAACGCCTAGTTCAAATGGCTGAACAACAACTTGGCGGAACTCGATAA